Below is a window of Impatiens glandulifera chromosome 2, dImpGla2.1, whole genome shotgun sequence DNA.
GGTACAAATTGATTCAACACTTAAAAACTTGTTCAGTGTCTCtattaagttgtttttttattagcaTGTTTTATAATGAAAACCTAATAATAAGTACTCACAactagttaaataataaatatcaaatgcTGAATATGTTGAATGCATAGAATTCTTGAAAAGTAACAGAAAAAATCCCAAACTTGAGTTATTGTTCAAATAACCCCTGAACTTTGTAATATACACAATAATTCAAAACTATGTAAGAATAGTACAAATATTCTATTGTTTAGTCTCCATTTATACTtttcatttattcaaatatcATGCCAGCTTACAACACTCTGCTctaatttgggttatttaaataaccttgtTTAGTTTGGATTATGAAAAATGATTATTGGCTCAAAAGATTTAAGGggtgttaatatttaatgaaaataaaataatatttttaaaaagaaataaagggTATTTCATAGGTGAAAGAATGGtgagttatttaaaagttaacagATAACCCTTACAGAATATATGATAATCTGAAAGGCCATATCCTGTTCAATTCCAATTTGGGGACCACCAATTCCAATTTCTTCTTGTTTTAGCTGATGCATTTTGGTAGCTAGCTTGGATGTCATTATCAAGGAAGTTCACCTATAACCTTAGAAAACCCTCCTTTGAACAATGATATAGGCATACTGCATACATATCTGAAAGACTGAAACAGCAAAAAGAAGTTAGTTCAACATGAACTTTCTAAACAGACCATATTCCATATTCAACAGTTAAAATAGAGGAAGGAAAAGAGGATGATTTCTCTACTTCAAAAGTTTGAGTGAAAGTATTTGAAAGGCGCAAGATTTATTTCATACTTGAATATGGGGAGCGATCAAATGCTGATTCAATTGCAATTTGTAAATTGAGAAACACGTTAATAAGAATTAGTATATCTGAagaatttaatgcaaaataacAGATAGAAGATCACAACTTACTGATTCAGCATCTGAGGCTCTAAATATTTGTATGAGGAgctgaatatccttctcaaaacAGCTCTTGAAGCCACTTGacatatattttcatattttaatcagAGATTCATTCAGAATGTTGCCAAACAGATCCATGCAAACCACTGCTGAATATTTAGGTCAAAATTTACATAAATTCTTTTAGGAACATTTATCAATCGACCAAGTCATTTAATGAACAAGTTTATAAGCAGAGAAAGCTGGGTAAAATGCAAAAAAGGGGGGAATACAATACAAACAAGCCCAAATTTGACGTTTCACTTAGCAGCTTTTTCAAAAGATATTTACAGGCAACCTGTCTTAACTCTTGCTATAAACTACAACAACTTAATAGAGACAACCAGTACTACAACATAGCCTACCTTAAGAAGCCGATCACCACCACTGTAAAACCATGCTTATTTCAACTCCCACATATCTGAAATTTTAATCGCATATATTCCAAGCATATCACCATCAGTCTATCAATCCATCTGTTCGAATCAGAAGTAAAATAAACAATGTCGTCACTTATTTGAAAACAAGTTTTTTTAATGACACAAACAGGGAACTACCCAAGAACACTAGTCTTTTTAATACAAGTTAACTAGAAAAAGTGTgcacaaatattttaacaaatttcatGTAATTTTACAAACTTTGACTTCAATAATACATTTcaatatgcatatatatatatatatatataaactccaAAATTAAGTGAAAATGAATTAAGAGATGACACATGAATTAGGGTTCTCCTCAATACTATGAACATTATAGTATCTAGTATAAGCAGGATTATAATCTTGATATGCCTTGACAAGATCAGCAATTTGtttctcttctttcttcttaTCATCATCTCCCTTCTTCTCTTCAGGTTTCTTCACAACTTCCTCTTTTTTTGGTTCTTCTTTTGGCTTATCAGGTGGGCCAACCGTCACGATCTCTGCGTGACCTAATTTCCTTAACTTGGCCACCACTTTAACAGGATCCAGAAATCCCAATAGTGTTATCTTATTCTCTTTAGCATC
It encodes the following:
- the LOC124927529 gene encoding heavy metal-associated isoprenylated plant protein 39-like, yielding MEKKKLVIKLEVHDHKGKQRAMKAVSSFPGVESISMDAKENKITLLGFLDPVKVVAKLRKLGHAEIVTVGPPDKPKEEPKKEEVVKKPEEKKGDDDKKKEEKQIADLVKAYQDYNPAYTRYYNVHSIEENPNSCVIS